One window of Delphinus delphis chromosome 12, mDelDel1.2, whole genome shotgun sequence genomic DNA carries:
- the PELI1 gene encoding E3 ubiquitin-protein ligase pellino homolog 1, producing the protein MFSPDQENHPSKAPVKYGELIVLGYNGSLPNGDRGRRKSRFALFKRPKANGVKPSTVHIACTPQAAKAISNKDQHSISYTLSRAQTVVVEYTHDSNTDMFQIGRSTESPIDFVVTDTVPGSQSNSDTQSVQSTISRFACRIICERNPPFTARIYAAGFDSSKNIFLGEKAAKWKTSDGQMDGLTTNGVLVMHPRNGFTEDSKPGIWREISVCGNVFSLRETRSAQQRGKMVEIETNQLQDGSLIDLCGATLLWRTAEGLSHTPTVKHLEALRQEINAARPQCPVGFNTLAFPSMKRKDVVDEKQPWVYLNCGHVHGYHNWGNKEERDGKDRECPMCRSVGPYVPLWLGCEAGFYVDAGPPTHAFSPCGHVCSEKTTAYWSQIPLPHGTHTFHAACPFCAHQLAGEQGYIRLIFQGPLD; encoded by the exons GGTGAACTCATTGTCTTAGG GTATAATGGGTCTCTCCCAAACGGCgatagaggaaggaggaaaagtagGTTTGCTTTGTTTAAAAGACCTAAGGCAAATGGGGTGAAGCCCAGCACTGTGCATATTGCTTGTACTCCTCAGGCtgcaaag gcaataagcaacaaggaccagCATAGCATATCATACACCTTGTCTCGGGCCCAGACAGTGGTGGTTGAATATACTCATGACAGCAACACTGATATGTTTCAG aTTGGTCGGTCGACTGAAAGTCCCATTGACTTTGTAGTAACTGACACAGTTCCTGGAAGTCAAAGTAATTCTGATACACAGTCAGTGCAAAGCACCATATCAAGATTTGCCTGTAGAATTATATGTGAACGGAATCCCCCATTTACAGCACGGATTTATGCTGCAGGATTTGACTCATCAAAAAACATCTTTCTTGGG GAGAAGGCTGCCAAATGGAAGACatcagatggacagatggatggctTGACCACCAATGGCGTTCTTGTTATGCATCCACGCAATGGGTTCACAGAAGACTCCAAGCCTGGAATATGGAGAGAAATATCAGTGTGTGGAAATGTATTCAGCCTGCGTGAAACCAGATCAGCTCAGCAGAGAGGGAAAATG GTGGAAATTGAAACCAATCAGTTACAAGATGGCTCATTAATTGACCTCTGTGGTGCAACATTGCTGTGGCGTACTGCAGAAGGCCTTTCCCACACTCCTACCGTGAAGCATTTAGAAGCTTTAAGACAGGAAATCAATGCAGCACGACCTCAGTGCCCTGTAGGGTTCAACACACTAGCATTTCCTAGTATGAAGAGGAAAGATGTTGTTGATGAAAAGCAACCATGGGTGTATCTGAACTGCGGCCATGTGCATGGCTATCATAACTGGGGAAACAAAGAAGAACGTGATGGAAAAGATCGTGAATGTCCTATGTGTAGGTCTGTTGGTCCCTATGTCCCTCTGTGGCTTGGATGTGAAGCTGGATTTTATGTGGACGCCGGCCCTCCAACCCATGCGTTTAGCCCGTGTGGGCATGTGTGTTCAGAAAAGACAACTGCCTACTGGTCCCAGATCCCGCTTCCTCATGGTACTCATACTTTTCATGCAGCCTGTCCCTTTTGTGCACATCAGTTGGCTGGTGAACAAGGCTACATCAGACTTATTT